In Gemmatimonadaceae bacterium, the following are encoded in one genomic region:
- a CDS encoding gluconate 2-dehydrogenase subunit 3 family protein produces MTDERNRTRRTFLKTAGVLAAGAAAGCELQTRLPANAPASGTADRDTGFDRPLLDAVAEIVLPAELGTKGRTAAVSAFIEWVDGYEPVAEEMHGYGYADIRYLPPDPAPAWRAQLAGLDLLARKSLQRPFARLEPGPRLALLQAAIAGERGDRLPAPLAAQHVATALLAHWAASPDARDLALGARVQAGTCRVLGDANARPLPLTGLRA; encoded by the coding sequence ATGACTGACGAGCGGAACCGCACCCGTCGCACCTTCCTGAAGACAGCCGGCGTGCTCGCCGCCGGCGCGGCAGCAGGATGCGAACTGCAGACGCGCCTGCCTGCGAACGCCCCCGCCAGCGGCACAGCGGACCGCGACACGGGCTTCGACCGCCCACTGCTGGATGCCGTCGCCGAGATCGTGCTCCCCGCCGAGCTGGGAACGAAGGGGCGCACGGCGGCGGTGTCGGCGTTCATCGAGTGGGTGGACGGGTACGAGCCGGTGGCGGAGGAGATGCACGGCTACGGCTATGCCGACATCCGGTACCTGCCGCCCGATCCCGCGCCGGCCTGGCGGGCACAGCTCGCCGGCCTCGACCTGCTCGCCCGCAAGTCATTGCAACGTCCCTTCGCACGCCTCGAGCCGGGGCCCCGCCTCGCGCTGCTGCAGGCCGCGATAGCCGGCGAGCGCGGCGACCGGCTCCCGGCACCGCTCGCCGCGCAGCACGTCGCGACCGCGCTGCTCGCACACTGGGCGGCCAGCCCCGACGCCCGGGATCTCGCGCTCGGTGCCCGCGTGCAGGCCGGCACCTGCCGCGTCCTCGGCGATGCGAACGCGCGCCCGCTGCCGCTCACCGGGCTCCGCGCATGA
- a CDS encoding GMC family oxidoreductase, whose translation MTTIDADILIIGSGITAALMAARLAETTTRGITVVEAGRATTPFAERARARARFMAYGESPWKQDHLDDQNAFGTAWGFSPSMTVGGLAMHWGGVAPRYSPEDFTLRSLYGVGDDWPFTYDELDPFYQEAEERMGVSGEQGPVALDPRGKPYPLPPLPVNHNLKQLQGWATAAGIAAWSTPSAKNSVPRDGRAQCQRCDTCYPVCPSGAKYSPDFTWDALVAANKVTLLTETLIRRLVADPKTGAIVRATGNRTDAGGEKVSITATTVVLAAGFTWSPHLLLLSRDAAHPDGLANRSGMVGRYLAGHRNVNAYVTLPLELFPGINAQHSLVSKQFMRVPKSGRYLRHDLRLWESDVGREPRLRNDAGAVQFGDALLDDWRARAKGATARVRAYYDVLPDRDSRITLDSAHTNRFGDPMPSLAFRDAPESAALRPWQEEQVAALFRRMAKAGNGTVLKMENSVNDLGQEHPAGGCRMGNDPATSVVDKWGRAHDHENLWVAGAPTQVSASCCNGTLTFVANGLRTASAIARA comes from the coding sequence ATGACGACCATCGACGCCGACATCCTCATCATCGGCAGCGGCATCACGGCGGCGCTGATGGCCGCGCGGCTCGCCGAGACGACCACGCGGGGGATCACCGTCGTGGAGGCGGGACGCGCCACGACGCCGTTCGCCGAGCGCGCCCGTGCCCGTGCACGGTTCATGGCGTACGGCGAGAGCCCGTGGAAGCAGGATCACCTCGACGACCAGAACGCCTTCGGCACCGCCTGGGGGTTCTCGCCGAGCATGACCGTCGGCGGGCTGGCGATGCACTGGGGCGGCGTGGCACCGCGCTATTCGCCCGAGGACTTCACGCTGCGCTCGCTCTACGGCGTGGGTGACGACTGGCCGTTCACCTACGACGAGCTGGACCCGTTCTACCAGGAGGCCGAGGAGCGGATGGGGGTCAGCGGTGAACAGGGACCGGTTGCGCTCGACCCGCGCGGCAAGCCCTATCCCCTGCCCCCGCTGCCGGTGAACCACAACCTGAAGCAACTGCAGGGCTGGGCCACGGCGGCGGGTATCGCGGCGTGGAGCACGCCGTCGGCGAAGAACTCGGTGCCGCGTGACGGGCGTGCGCAATGCCAGCGCTGTGACACCTGCTATCCCGTCTGCCCATCCGGCGCGAAGTACTCGCCCGACTTCACCTGGGACGCGCTCGTCGCGGCGAACAAGGTCACGCTGCTCACCGAGACGCTGATCCGGCGGCTGGTGGCCGACCCGAAGACCGGGGCGATCGTGCGGGCCACCGGCAACCGCACCGACGCCGGCGGCGAGAAAGTGTCGATCACCGCGACGACGGTGGTGCTGGCCGCAGGCTTCACCTGGTCACCGCACCTGCTGCTGCTCTCGCGCGATGCCGCGCATCCCGACGGACTCGCGAACCGCAGCGGCATGGTGGGGCGCTACCTCGCCGGCCATCGCAACGTGAACGCCTACGTCACGCTGCCGCTGGAGCTGTTCCCGGGGATCAATGCGCAGCATTCGCTGGTGTCCAAGCAGTTCATGCGGGTGCCGAAGTCGGGGCGATACCTGCGGCACGACCTGCGCCTCTGGGAGTCCGACGTGGGGCGCGAGCCGCGCCTGCGGAACGACGCGGGCGCGGTGCAGTTCGGCGACGCCCTCCTGGACGACTGGCGTGCGCGCGCGAAGGGAGCCACCGCCCGCGTGCGCGCGTACTACGACGTGCTCCCCGACCGCGACAGCCGCATCACCCTCGACAGTGCGCACACCAACCGGTTCGGCGACCCGATGCCGTCGCTCGCGTTCCGCGATGCACCGGAGAGTGCCGCGCTCCGTCCGTGGCAGGAGGAACAGGTCGCCGCGCTGTTCCGCCGCATGGCGAAGGCCGGCAACGGCACCGTGCTCAAGATGGAGAACAGCGTCAACGACCTCGGGCAGGAGCACCCCGCCGGTGGGTGCCGCATGGGCAATGATCCCGCCACCAGCGTGGTGGACAAGTGGGGCCGCGCGCACGACCACGAGAACCTCTGGGTGGCCGGCGCGCCGACGCAGGTGAGCGCCTCGTGTTGCAACGGCACGCTCACGTTCGTCGCCAACGGACTGCGCACGGCATCGGCCATTGCGCGGGCCTGA